A stretch of the Alnus glutinosa chromosome 6, dhAlnGlut1.1, whole genome shotgun sequence genome encodes the following:
- the LOC133872014 gene encoding protein ROLLING AND ERECT LEAF 2-like — MGCSTSKLDDEEAIQLCKDRKRFIKQAVEQRRRLASGHLAYIQSLKRVSAALRDYIEGDEPREFLLDSFITPPFTPVKKTSPSFITISPKCLSSTPIQSRPNSRLKVNYLRPSGEPAVLVEERPQSPETVRVEAYSPAHHFGIDGFFAMQSSPMSSSFFSYSPNNRPNIPPPSPQTSQWDFFWNPFSSLDYYGYAARNSLDETAMDDDIGGIRQVREEEGIPELEEETEQEESDNKVNVTEERAKIDLNCSEEEIVEDTDEGEDEEEETDSGTETEHQVKGFQSHCASTKISKAQEMEVGDQEEAKEETPGFTVYVNQRPTSMAEVVKDLETQFMIICNSANEVSALLEASRAQYASTSNEITAMKMLNPVALFRSASSRSSSSRFLVNSSSSRDEGYESSSDLSEEPCMYSGSHQSTLDRLFAWEKKLYEEVKSGERVRISYEKKCKQLRNQDVKGDDPSAVDKTRAAIRDLHTQIKVSIHSIEAVSKRIETLRDEELQPQLLELAKGLARMWKVMAECHQSQKRTLDEAKLLLAGMPSKLDGKRHSSMSITEPQRAARSAANLETELRNWRACFESWITSQRSYVHALTGWLLRCVQSDPNTSQVLCSPPRSSGTLPIFGLCIQWSKFLDAILEMPVLDGLDFFAAGMGSLYTQQVREDSHRAPVGSKRYGSGLLEESGGNMKMVEVGQVEEVIMTAEKMAEVAIRVLCAGMSVAMSSLTEFAVGSAEGYALLVNQWENSTNGAA, encoded by the exons ATGGGATGTTCCACATCAAAGCTAGATGATGAAGAGGCAATACAGCTTTGCAAAGATCGAAAGAGATTCATCAAACAAGCTGTTGAGCAGAGAAGACGATTGGCTTCTGGACACTTGGCTTATATCCAGTCCTTAAAAAGAGTTTCAGCTGCTCTTCGTGATTACATCGAAGGAGACGAGCCTCGTGAGTTCTTGTTAGATTCATTCATAACCCCACCTTTCACACCTGTAAAGAAAACCAGTCCCAGCTTCATCACAATTTCACCCAAATGTTTATCATCAACACCAATTCAGTCTCGGCCTAATTCACGTTTGAAAGTAAATTACCTTAGACCGAGTGGAGAGCCAGCTGTGTTGGTTGAGGAGAGACCTCAATCACCGGAGACTGTCCGAGTTGAAGCTTACTCTCCGGCGCACCATTTTGGGATTGATGGCTTCTTTGCAATGCAATCCTCACCTATGAGTTCTTCATTCTTCTCTTATTCCCCGAACAATAGGCCTAATATTCCTCCACCTTCACCTCAAACATCCCAATGGGATTTCTTCTGGAATCCTTTTTCATCACTAGACTACTATGGCTATGCAGCACGTAATAGTCTTGATGAGACAGCCATGGATGATGACATTGGGGGTATAAGGCAGGTCCGAGAAGAAGAAGGGATACCAGAATTAGAAGAAGAGACAGAACAAGAAGAATCTGATAATAAGGTAAATGTGACAGAAGAAAGAGCTAAAATTGATCTTAATTGCTCTGAAGAAGAAATTGTTGAAGACACCGATGAGGGCGAGGATGAGGAGGAAGAAACAGATAGTGGAACTGAAACTGAGCATCAGGTGAAAGGCTTTCAATCGCATTGTGCAAgcacaaaaatatcaaaagctCAAGAAATGGAGGTTGGTGATCAAGAAGAAGCCAAGGAAGAAACACCAGGTTTTACTGTTTATGTTAATCAGAGGCCAACAAGCATGGCAGAAGTTGTCAAGGATCTTGAAACTCAATTCATGATTATTTGCAATTCAGCCAATGAGGTTTCGGCATTATTAGAGGCTAGCAGAGCTCAGTATGCATCAACCTCGAATGAAATAACAG CCATGAAAATGTTGAACCCAGTAGCTTTGTTCCGATCAGCTTCATCTCGCTCTTCCTCATCAAGATTTTTAGTTAATTCTTCGAGCTCTAGAGATGAAGGTTATGAAAGCAGTAGTGACCTCTCAGAAGAACCCTGCATGTATTCAGGCAGTCACCAATCTACATTGGACAGATTATTTGCCTGGGAGAAGAAACTCTATGAGGAAGTAAAG TCTGGAGAACGGGTTCGAATTTCCTATGAGAAGAAATGCAAGCAACTCAGGAACCAAGACGTGAAAGGAGATGACCCCTCTGCAGTTGATAAAACAAGGGCAGCCATTAGAGATCTGCATACCCAGATAAAGGTTTCAATACACTCTATTGAAGCAGTTTCAAAAAGGATCGAAACATTAAGGGATGAAGAATTGCAGCCTCAACTTCTTGAATTAGCAAAAGG GCTGGCAAGGATGTGGAAAGTAATGGCAGAGTGCCATCAGTCACAGAAGCGGACACTAGATGAAGCGAAGCTTTTACTAGCCGGAATGCCTTCAAAACTGGACGGCAAAAGACACTCCTCCATGTCAATAACCGAGCCACAGAGGGCAGCCCGTTCAGCTGCCAATCTTGAGACAGAACTCAGGAATTGGCGAGCCTGTTTCGAGTCATGGATCACTTCTCAACGATCCTATGTGCATGCACTGACTGGCTGGCTCCTCCGGTGTGTCCAGTCCGATCCCAACACTTCCCAAGTACTTTGCTCTCCTCCCCGGTCCAGTGGAACCCTTCCAATATTTGGACTTTGCATCCAATGGTCCAAGTTTCTTGATGCAATCCTTGAAATGCCAGTGCTTGACGGACTAGACTTTTTCGCGGCTGGGATGGGATCTCTCTACACTCAACAGGTAAGAGAGGATTCTCATCGTGCACCAGTTGGGTCAAAGAGATACGGAAGTGGATTACTGGAGGAATCCGGTGGGAATATGAAAATGGTGGAGGTTGGTCAGGTAGAAGAGGTAATAATGACTGCAGAGAAAATGGCTGAAGTTGCAATAAGGGTGCTTTGTGCTGGAATGTCAGTTGCTATGAGCTCACTCACAGAATTTGCTGTTGGTTCTGCTGAAGGATACGCTCTACTTGTTAATCAATGGGAGAACAGCACCAATGGGGCTGCTTGA